One genomic segment of Ferrimonas sp. YFM includes these proteins:
- the dmeF gene encoding CDF family Co(II)/Ni(II) efflux transporter DmeF, with translation MHSHSLERWQHQHSFALEQKKNERRTLYAVLITAAMMVVEIVTGYVTGSMALLADGWHMATHVAAFGLTLFAYSFARKAAKDPLYSFGSGKVNILAGFTSAVALVLVAMLMAIESIWRLIEPVAIDYNNALVVAVVGLVINVVCAYLLHQGDDHHHHGHSHGHSHGHGHGHGHGHHHGHDHGHHGHSHGHSHDHNLYAAYLHVIADALTSLTAIFALLAARYFDMPGLDPIMGVVGAVIITRWGWGLIKDTYPTLLDRCPDDHLAKEVKSRIEADSDNRVADLHLWRLSGHHSAAIVSLVTHHPKDPTYYKDLLTDVPQLAHVTVEVHHCTDTPCLG, from the coding sequence ATGCACAGTCACTCTCTGGAACGTTGGCAACACCAGCACAGCTTCGCCCTGGAGCAGAAAAAGAACGAACGCCGCACCCTGTACGCCGTACTCATTACTGCCGCCATGATGGTGGTAGAGATTGTCACCGGCTACGTTACCGGCTCCATGGCCCTGCTGGCCGACGGCTGGCACATGGCCACCCACGTCGCCGCCTTCGGTCTGACTCTGTTTGCCTACAGCTTTGCCCGCAAGGCCGCCAAAGATCCGCTCTACAGCTTCGGCTCCGGCAAGGTGAACATCCTGGCCGGCTTCACCAGTGCCGTGGCCCTGGTGCTGGTGGCGATGCTGATGGCCATCGAATCCATCTGGCGCCTGATTGAGCCTGTGGCCATCGACTACAACAACGCCCTGGTGGTCGCCGTCGTCGGCCTGGTGATCAACGTAGTGTGCGCTTACCTGCTGCACCAGGGAGACGACCACCACCACCACGGACACAGCCACGGACACAGCCACGGTCACGGTCACGGTCACGGTCACGGTCACCATCATGGCCATGACCATGGTCATCACGGGCACTCCCACGGCCACAGCCATGATCACAACCTCTATGCCGCTTACCTGCATGTGATTGCCGATGCCCTGACCTCGCTGACCGCCATCTTCGCCCTGCTGGCCGCCCGCTACTTCGACATGCCCGGCCTGGACCCCATCATGGGCGTGGTCGGCGCGGTGATCATCACCCGCTGGGGCTGGGGTCTGATTAAAGACACCTACCCCACCCTGCTGGACCGCTGCCCGGATGACCACCTGGCCAAAGAGGTGAAAAGCCGAATCGAAGCAGACAGCGACAACCGGGTTGCCGACCTGCACCTGTGGCGCCTCTCTGGCCACCACAGTGCCGCCATCGTCAGCCTGGTCACTCACCATCCCAAGGATCCCACCTACTACAAGGATCTTCTGACCGATGTGCCTCAACTGGCCCATGTGACCGTCGAGGTGCACCACTGCACCGATACCCCCTGCCTGGGCTAA
- a CDS encoding class I SAM-dependent methyltransferase gives MQNSVVLVKGREKSLLRRHPWVFSKGIKRVDGQPGLGDTVEIFAHDGRWLGRGAYSPQSQIRVRVWTFNQDEAVDADLLRRRIQRAQAGRDALPNAGSYTGYRLVAAESDGLPGITIDRFNDVLVCQLLSAGADVWRDTLVEVLSELYPQCAIYERSDVDVRKKEGLKPTSGLLKGDLPEQPMAIEENGLKLLVNVVTGHKTGYYLDQRDNRLASSRYAKDQEVLNCFSYTGGFGTYALKAGAAKVVNADVSAPALALAKQNAEINDLDLSRAEFVEADVFKLLREYREQGRSFDVIILDPPKFADNKAQLPGACRGYKDINMVAMQILKPGGTLLTYSCSGLMDASLFQKIVADAAVDAGRDAQILERLSQSPDHPIGSGFPEGFYLKGLALRVW, from the coding sequence ATGCAAAACAGCGTTGTTCTGGTAAAAGGCCGGGAAAAATCCCTGCTACGCCGCCACCCCTGGGTGTTCTCCAAGGGGATTAAGAGAGTCGACGGACAGCCCGGCCTGGGTGACACCGTAGAGATCTTCGCCCACGACGGCCGCTGGCTGGGTCGCGGCGCCTACTCCCCCCAGTCTCAGATCCGGGTACGGGTATGGACCTTCAACCAGGATGAAGCCGTTGACGCCGATCTGCTGCGTCGCCGCATTCAGCGTGCCCAGGCTGGCCGCGATGCCCTGCCCAATGCCGGCTCCTACACAGGCTACCGTCTGGTGGCCGCCGAATCCGATGGCCTGCCCGGCATCACCATCGACCGATTCAACGACGTTCTGGTGTGTCAGCTGCTCTCCGCCGGCGCCGATGTCTGGCGTGACACCCTGGTCGAGGTACTGTCCGAGCTCTACCCCCAGTGCGCCATCTACGAACGCTCCGATGTGGACGTGCGTAAGAAGGAGGGCCTCAAGCCCACCTCAGGCCTGCTCAAGGGCGACCTGCCCGAGCAGCCCATGGCCATTGAAGAGAACGGCCTGAAGCTGCTGGTGAACGTGGTCACCGGCCACAAGACCGGTTACTACCTGGATCAGCGCGACAACCGCCTGGCCTCCAGCCGCTACGCCAAGGACCAGGAAGTACTGAACTGCTTCAGCTACACCGGTGGCTTTGGCACCTACGCCCTGAAAGCGGGTGCCGCCAAGGTGGTGAACGCCGACGTCTCCGCTCCGGCTCTGGCTCTGGCCAAGCAGAACGCCGAGATCAACGACCTGGATCTCAGCCGCGCCGAGTTCGTCGAAGCGGACGTGTTCAAACTGCTGCGGGAATACCGCGAGCAGGGGCGCAGCTTCGATGTGATCATCCTGGATCCGCCCAAGTTTGCCGACAACAAGGCACAGCTGCCTGGCGCCTGCCGCGGCTACAAAGACATCAACATGGTGGCGATGCAGATCCTCAAGCCCGGCGGCACCCTGCTGACCTACTCCTGCTCCGGCCTGATGGACGCCAGCCTATTCCAGAAGATCGTGGCCGATGCCGCCGTGGATGCCGGCCGTGACGCCCAGATCCTGGAGCGCCTCAGCCAGTCTCCCGATCACCCCATCGGCAGCGGCTTCCCCGAAGGCTTCTACCTCAAGGGCCTGGCCCTGCGAGTCTGGTAA